Proteins found in one uncultured Desulfuromonas sp. genomic segment:
- a CDS encoding GGDEF domain-containing protein → MSAIDQLLSHDQCNRLPTPPAIALRILEEVHKEEPSFRRLATVIAADPALTTRVLRIANSAMYAPVARINNLESALTRLGITTVTNIALSFILVGHFNANKNKGFNFTYFWKRAVTSAVSANLIAQKVCKANDNIFITALLQDIGVLIAYLCLDDYKTIFDQEQRRQHTLKAVEQECFGFAHSQLGSEILAHWGVPEAICQPIRYHHLSDDIPEPYDCPAHVINLADKISAIFHGRPVPEKLKVFRKTLETRYHLSESSITTLIEEISERSMQILAFFEIPSDEMKSAAEILQDANEQLSKLNLTNSQLLDQYRQEKEAAVLERQELASVNTELSRLAFEDSLTGLYNLRYFHDYFDRELQRSARYGTVFTLLMFDIDDFKAINDTHGHQAGDQVLIEIASLSRNMLRNTDVMVRYGGEEFAALLPETSLTQAHEIANRLRQEIEKLTVAWNNKKLQVTVSMGLAFYDPEQGKKNKNELIDIADKGLYQSKKAGKNCISLPQQDN, encoded by the coding sequence ATGTCAGCCATCGATCAACTACTCTCTCATGATCAGTGTAACCGCTTGCCAACGCCACCGGCGATTGCCTTGCGGATTCTTGAAGAGGTCCATAAAGAGGAACCCTCTTTTCGTCGTCTGGCCACTGTGATCGCCGCCGACCCGGCGCTAACCACACGGGTTTTGCGTATTGCCAACTCGGCAATGTACGCCCCAGTGGCGCGCATTAACAACCTGGAATCGGCTCTAACGCGTCTTGGAATTACCACAGTCACCAATATTGCCCTGTCTTTTATCCTCGTCGGTCATTTTAACGCCAATAAAAACAAGGGCTTTAATTTCACGTATTTCTGGAAACGCGCCGTTACATCAGCCGTGAGTGCAAACCTTATCGCCCAGAAAGTTTGCAAGGCAAACGACAATATTTTTATTACAGCACTTCTTCAGGATATTGGCGTTCTCATTGCCTACCTGTGTCTGGATGACTACAAGACGATCTTCGATCAGGAACAGCGGCGTCAGCACACGCTCAAAGCTGTCGAACAAGAGTGCTTCGGTTTTGCCCATTCGCAGCTAGGTTCGGAGATCCTTGCGCATTGGGGGGTCCCCGAAGCGATCTGCCAGCCCATTCGTTATCACCATCTTTCCGACGATATTCCAGAGCCGTATGATTGTCCGGCCCATGTCATCAACCTTGCCGACAAGATTTCTGCGATCTTTCATGGTCGACCGGTCCCGGAAAAACTCAAGGTTTTCCGCAAAACCTTGGAGACACGTTATCACCTTTCAGAGTCATCCATCACCACGTTGATTGAAGAGATCTCTGAACGGAGCATGCAGATTTTGGCCTTCTTTGAAATTCCCTCGGACGAAATGAAATCTGCCGCCGAGATCCTTCAGGACGCAAACGAACAGTTGTCAAAGCTCAACCTGACCAACAGTCAGTTGCTCGACCAGTATCGCCAGGAGAAAGAGGCTGCGGTTCTTGAGCGCCAGGAACTGGCCTCGGTCAATACGGAACTCAGTCGTCTGGCGTTTGAAGACAGTCTGACCGGACTCTACAATCTGCGCTATTTTCACGACTATTTTGACCGTGAACTACAGCGATCCGCCCGTTATGGCACGGTTTTCACTCTGCTGATGTTTGACATCGACGATTTCAAGGCCATCAACGACACCCATGGTCACCAGGCCGGCGATCAAGTCTTGATTGAAATTGCCAGTCTGTCGCGCAATATGCTGCGCAATACAGACGTGATGGTTCGTTACGGTGGTGAAGAATTTGCCGCCCTGCTGCCGGAGACCTCACTCACCCAGGCACATGAAATTGCCAACCGGTTGCGCCAGGAGATCGAAAAACTCACAGTTGCCTGGAACAACAAAAAGCTCCAAGTGACGGTCAGCATGGGGTTGGCTTTTTACGATCCTGAGCAGGGGAAAAAGAACAAAAATGAATTGATCGACATCGCCGACAAAGGGCTCTACCAATCCAAAAAAGCCGGAAAAAACTGCATCAGCTTGCCGCAACAGGATAATTAG